A genomic window from Pocillopora verrucosa isolate sample1 chromosome 7, ASM3666991v2, whole genome shotgun sequence includes:
- the LOC131774332 gene encoding adenosine 3'-phospho 5'-phosphosulfate transporter 1: MFRRNIYVMRLLFLLLSVAIYGAQATGDENLGNTQSGVGTNAKEGAREASASDNWITNLSWNLLGYATIIIPGAFIIRMLKNSNFNERSGTGCLFRSVQLCVFGTPPETPNVEDGGIKPKEDPPSPGFSQTTIKLLFCAAGLQVSYLTWGVLQERIMTRSYEERRADGTVELVKFQNSQFLVFINRILALTVALIYIIFTRQPRHTAPLYKYSYSSFSNIMSSWCQYEALKFVSFPTQVLCKASKIIPVMIMGKIVSKKTYPYYEYVVAVLLSGGVSLFLLAADPSGKRTAAATTFSGAVILLGYMAFDSFTSNWQSELFTQHKMSSMQMMLGTNLFSSLFTMWSMIEGGSFLSSVWFALSHPEFAFHAVLLSLMSATGQLFIFYTIQSFGPIVFTIIMTTRMMLSILLSCILYNHPLSAQAMFGVIIVFVALFLRVYARYRAKSSSKS, encoded by the exons ATGTTTCGAAGAAATATCTACGTTATGCGTTTACTTTTTTTGCTACTTTCTGTGGCAATATACGGCGCTCAGGCAACAGGAGATGAAAACTTAGGAAATACTCAGAGTGGTGTAGGAACTAATGCTAAAGAGGGTGCCCGTGAAGCTTCTGCCAGTGACAATTGGATCACGAATCTGTCATGGAACCTTCTTGGCTATGCGACAATAATCATACCCGGAGCCTTCATTATTCGTATGCTCAAGAACTCGAACTTCAACGAAAGAAGCG GTACAGGTTGCCTCTTCCGTTCTGTTCAGCTTTGTGTGTTTGGCACACCACCAGAGACCCCAAATGTTGAGGATGGTGGCATTAAACCAAAAGAGGACCCTCCTTCACCAGGTTTTTCTCAGACAACTATCAAGCTTCTCTTTTGTGCTGCTGGTCTTCAAGTATCTTATCTCACATGGGGAGTCTTACAAGAACGAATCATGACAAGAAGTTATGAAGAACGTAGGGCAGATGGGACTGTAGAACTTGTGAAATTCCAAAACTCTCAATTCCTTGTATTCATTAACCGCATCCTGGCTTTGACAGTAGCCCTTATTTATATAATATTCACCCGGCAACCACGTCACACTGCTCCGCTGTACAAGTATTCATACTCTTCCTTTTCAAATATAATGAGCAGCTGGTGTCAGTATGAGGCATTGAAATTTGTCAGTTTTCCAACGCAAGTCTTATGTAAAGCATCAAAAATAATCCCTGTTATGATCATGGGGAAAATAGTATCAAAGAAAACATATCCATACTATGAATATGTTGTTGCAGTTCTCCTTTCTGGTGGGGTTAGCCTCTTTCTCTTGGCAGCTGATCCATCAGGAAAGCGAACTGCAGCAGCTACAACTTTTTCAGGTGCTGTTATTCTCTTAGGTTATATGGCATTTGACAGTTTCACTTCCAATTGGCAGTCAGAGCTGTTCACCCAACACAAAATGTCCTCCATGCAGATGATGTTAGGAACTAATCTCTTTTCCAGTCTGTTCACAATGTGGTCAATGATTGAAGGTGGAAGCTTCTTGTCCTCAGTTTGGTTTGCACTAAGCCACCCTGAGTTTGCATTCCATGCTGTATTGTTGTCTCTCATGTCAGCAACAGGacagctgtttattttttacaCCATTCAATCATTTGGTCCAATTGTCTTCACTATTATCATGACCACACGGATGATGTTGAGCATACTTCTGTCGTGTATCCTGTATAACCACCCTCTGTCAGCTCAAGCAATGTTTGGTGTGATTATTGTATTTGTGGCTCTCTTTCTAAGGGTTTATGCTAGGTATCGTGCAAAATCTTCCAGTAAGTCCTAA
- the LOC131774334 gene encoding tafazzin — protein MKSALKWPLQMAVMDKLSWRLQSTFLIGLIGLSSKIFLEWFNSVRKYNFDVLERNAKDRPDGVPLVTVCNHTSCLDDPCLWGLLQLKSVLNPSKQIRWTLGAQELLFSTPFRTFLFSRAKAIPVIRGDGIFQKGVDVAIEQLNKGEWIHVFPEGAVNINDSIKRLKWGVGRLIAEAQVTPIVVPFWHEGMDDVLPNYSPYIPRIMKRVTVLIGEPMEFTETVEEYRKAKKTAMETRKHITDKIQERFKELKEETRLLHSKWR, from the exons ATGAAATCGGCGTTAAAATGGCCGTTACAGATGGCAGTTATGGACAAACTATCCTGGAGATTACAAAGTACTTTCCTTATTGGCTTGATCGGTCTCTCAAGTAAAATATTTCTAG aATGGTTTAACTCAGTTAGAAAGTACAATTTCGATGTTTTGGAGAGGAATGCTAAAGACAGACCAGATGGGGTTCCATTAGTTACAGTGTGTAACCATACATCTTGTCTTGATGATCCATGCTTGTGGG GACTTTTACAACTAAAAAGTGTTCTTAACCCAAGCAAACAGATTCGATG GACTCTTGGTGCTCAAGAACTTCTATTTTCAACTCCTTTCCGTACCTTCTTGTTTAGCAGAGCAAAG GCAATTCCTGTCATCAGAG GTGATGGTATTTTTCAGAAAGGAGTGGATGTTGCTATTGAACAATTGAATAAAGGAGAATGGATTCATGTTTTTCCTGAAG GTGCTGTTAATATAAATGATTCTATCAAGAGACTTAAATGGG GTGTTGGGCGGCTAATTGCAGAGGCACAAGTAACACCAATTGTTGTCCCATTCTGGCATGAAG gaatggatGATGTTTTACCTAATTATAGTCCCTACATTCCAAGAATAATGAAG AGAGTCACAGTGCTCATAGGAGAACCAATGGAGTTCACGGAGACTGTAGAAGAGTACCGAAAAGCCAAGAAAACTGCG ATGGAGACAAGAAAACACATCACTGATAAGATACAGGAGCGGTTTAAGGAGCTTAAGGAAGAAACACGGCTTCTGCACAGTAAATGGAGATAA
- the LOC131774331 gene encoding uncharacterized protein, whose protein sequence is MRTAEGTSKPKRLEEDKVIELVEKSCNPEKEEGSWISKIDLVEKDGELRLSEQTDVGKCKRECQTVSKACEESVGDVDTDLAELLWKDKLTLSRLINEVCYSMSRVCKGKKPKLKAGERKVDEEFHVMTEDEKKADEVLKQMRGMPGMPGMEMYSREDIEKMRDQLGDHRKENDESEEVLDSEGNLFHGEGVSFLQTVMNGLSWLWSWLKNLFGFRNSSLGEL, encoded by the exons ATGCGGACAGCTGAGGGGACATCAAAACCGAAAAGG CTAGAAGAAGATAAAGTAATTGAGCTTGTGGAGAAATCTTGCAATCCAGAGAAAGAGGAAGGAAGTTGGATTTCAAAAATAGACCTTGTGGAAAAGGATGGAGAGTTAAGACTTTCTGAGCAAACTGATGTTggaaaatgcaaaagagaatGTCAGACTGTTTCAAAGGCTTGCGAGGAGTCTGTTGGAGATGTCGACACAGATCTGGCAGAATTGCTATGGAAAGACAAATTAACTTTATCTAGACTGATCAATGAAGTTTGCTACTCCATGTCAAGGGTAtgcaaaggaaagaaaccaaAGCTGAAGGCTGGAGAAAGAAAAGTTGATGAAGAGTTTCATGTGATGactgaagatgaaaagaaagCAGATGAAGTTCTAAAACAAATGAG ggGAATGCCTGGAATGCCAGGCATGGAGATGTACTCCAGGGAGGACATAGAAAAGATGAGGGACCAGCTTGGTGAtcacagaaaagaaaatgatgagaGTGAAGAAGTGTTGGACAGTGAAGGAAACCTTTTTCATGGAGAAGGAGTTAGCTTCCTGCAAACAGTTATGAATGGACTATCATGGCTCTGGTCCTGGCTAAAGAACCTCTTTGGTTTCAGAAATAGCTCATTAGGAGAATTATGA